Proteins encoded by one window of Dreissena polymorpha isolate Duluth1 chromosome 11, UMN_Dpol_1.0, whole genome shotgun sequence:
- the LOC127851607 gene encoding neurotrypsin-like: MITDSFVQTVLTTLPPMVVCRSAGFQNGISICCSAIGYDSTYIAYRDVRCTGSENSILDCSYVEDNTGCSSQKYASVACSDLPANGEYSLKLKSYNRGTISIRHLDIWGYICADGFDDADATVICREMGFKGGFAYLERFYGYESPHYLSIPWLTNVNCTGQEGYLGLCGNIRWGSVDQCNDGKPAISNLKQPAVFCYQNSGLTLNLAHGNNPLHGQVMFTIDNQTGYFCGSFNDSVATVVCRQMGFVSGISLLSNETSLRSVDFGVNEVACTGNERKLTDCTVRMRDKNLKLNVSAICQHNYRACSYNVYSHLWENDACFNGKKSLIVQCYSTDFHVRINPDYEKSMHNFYGYLEVNVGGVWGSVCNRGWTNKDAFVACKQMGYAGGHAYRPPKNSSNLILMGNVRCHGDEDSLLNCPYDKWAVTTGCDFYTKRAGVLCYNDTSNYARVLPSTLGPDGVQRRKEIRG; this comes from the exons ATGATTACCGACTCGTTTGTTCAGACGGTTTTGACGACATTGCCGCCAATGGTCGTGTGCAGGTCGGCAGGATTCCAAAATGGAATCAGTATTTGTTGTTCGGCCATTGGGTATGATTCTACTTACATTGCATATCGCGACGTCCGATGCACCGGTAGCGAGAATTCGATACTCGACTGCAGCTATGTGGAAGATAATACCGGCTGCTCTAGCCAGAAATATGCATCTGTGGCTTGTTCTGATCTACCTGCGAATGGAG AATATTCACTGAAACTAAAGAGTTACAACCGCGGGACGATTTCCATCCGCCATCTCGATATCTGGGGCTACATCTGCGCTGATGGTTTTGATGATGCAGATGCCACAGTCATTTGCAGAGAGATGGGCTTCAAAGGAGGATTTGCTTACCTCGAGCGCTTTTATGGTTATGAAAGCCCACATTACCTGA GCATACCCTGGCTGACCAACGTGAATTGCACGGGACAGGAGGGGTATCTGGGTCTATGTGGAAATATCCGATGGGGCTCCGTAGATCAGTGCAACGATGGTAAACCGGCGATAAGCAATTTGAAGCAGCCCGCAGTGTTCTGCTACCAGAACTCAG GTTTAACATTGAATCTGGCCCATGGCAACAACCCACTGCATGGACAAGTGATGTTTACAATCGACAACCAAACAGGATATTTCTGTGGAAGCTTTAACGATAGCGTAGCAACTGTTGTTTGTAGACAAATGGGTTTCGTGTCAGGAATATCTCTTTTGTCGAATGAAACTTCTTTGAGGAGTGTGGACTTTGGGGTTAATGAAGTTGCGTGCACAGGAAATGAAAGAAAATTAACTGACTGTACAGTACGAATGAGGGACAAAAATTTAAAGTTAAATGTTTCAGCAATCTGTCAACATAATTATCGGGCTTGCTCATATAATGTGTATAGCCATCTATGGGAAAATGATGCCTGCTTCAACGGAAAGAAATCCCTCATTGTCCAGTGTTACTCCACAG ACTTTCATGTGCGTATCAACCCGGACTACGAGAAGTCCATGCACAATTTCTACGGTTATCTGGAGGTGAACGTAGGCGGAGTGTGGGGCTCCGTGTGCAACCGAGGCTGGACCAACAAGGACGCCTTTGTGGCCTGCAAGCAGATGGGCTATGCAG GTGGACACGCCTACAGACCTCCGAAGAACAGTTCAAACTTGATTCTGATGGGTAATGTGCGTTGTCATGGTGATGAGGACTCGCTGCTGAATTGCCCCTACGACAAGTGGGCGGTGACCACCGGCTGTGATTTCTATACCAAGCGTGCCGGGGTGTTATGCTACAATGACACAA GTAACTATGCCCGTGTTCTTCCAAGCACTCTCGGCCCGGATGGAGTTCAGAGGAGGAAAGAAATCAGGGGCTAA